TGCTGGTGGACCTTGGGATAATGACCCAGGGAGGTGGCCCCTGAGGGGGCCTGGATTGTGGTAGAGGGCCTTCCTATACCTCCAAACCCTCAGATCTAACCCCCTGCCATTGTTGTGCTCCTGGCTCTGGGCTCATTTTTGTCCACAGGAAGCACTGGTTTGCAGGTCTTCTCAGCACATGTCCTGGTATTTGCTGTTGCAGGTGGGACTTCCACCAGTGGGCAATCCATGAGCACTTCCTCCTCAAGCCCTCCGAGGCTGGGGGCTGCGATGGGGACATGCAGACAGCGTGCACAGTTCTTGTCGACGTGCTGATAGACTTCTGCCAAAGGTTAGGAATGCTGATGCCGGAAAGCatcatacttttaattttgttagttCTCAGAAAGTTTTTATCTCTCTCTACTTTGTGTTATACAAAACACAATTAAACATATCCTGATAGCAAGTCTGAGTCTATTCGAAGTAAAGGTAAGCTTCTCGGATGTGTTTTCTTTGTGTATAGATTTGGCAGTGCCAGTCTTTCTGCTTTGTCACCTGGCATCAGGGTGGGAACAAGtgggctggcaggtggcaggcaTTGAGCGTGCCTGAAACACGGATGTGGGCCGGCTGCCATGGAGGCAGAGTTCCCTGTGTTTGTGTTCCTGCTGAGCAAGTCTGTATTAGTGTCCTTGTCTTCATGATTGTTGTGTCAAGATGGTGAATAAAATCCAttccattttccacattttagGTAATATAttaaatcatagaaaacaaaTCTTGTTACCCCCTAAGAAACATAGCCTGTGCAAGTGGTTACTGAAGACAGTGCAGGACAGGTGCCTTTATGTTTCCCACTGTCCCTCCGTTCTCCACAAGGATCTGTAAACACCGCCTAGTTTGCAAAACTCTTAGAAGTCACATTACATTGCAGTACAACTAGTAGCACTGGGCTTTTTACTTGCAGCGCTTAGTGGCTGGGAGCAACACATACAGTACCAGTCAAGCTGAAGTTGGGGCTGGTCCTCttgtcctttgtttttctcttgggaGGGAGAAATGAGTATGTGTGCTGCATTCCTTCCATTCCCCTCCAACCCTGGTAACCCTGAATCTACTTTCTGTGGAGTTGTCAAtcctagacatttcatataaatggaattagaCAAACATGTGGTGGTCCATTATATCAGGCTCACTCAGGATAACGTTTTCAAGGTTAGTCTACcttgtagcatatatcagaacttcattctttgtattactgaatagtattccattgaagGATGGAGCACATTGTGTTTAttaactgatggacatttgggttttcacttattaattatgaataattctgcTACAAACATTTGTGggttttaaggattttgtttatttgagaccaagaacatgagtgggggggcagagggagagggagaagcagactccccgctgaggaaggagcctgacatggggttcaatcctaggaccccaggattatgacctgagccaaaggcagacgcttaaccatctgagccacccaggtgcccctgctataaacatttgtgtatagaCTTTTCCGTAGTCCcgtgttttcatttttggggggCATATACCTAATCATGGGATTGCTGTGTCATAACTTTTTTTAGGGATTACCAGGCTGTTTTCCAAAACTgagccattttacattctcatcagcagtatcagagggttccaatttttccacattatcacaaatatatttattgttttcttttgataataCCCATCCTAATGGATATGCCGTGGTATAATTCAttatggttttttaattttttttccattatggttttgatttgtttttctctgctggctaatgatgttgagcatcttttcaattGCTTGTTGACAATTTGTGTTATCTTCTTCGAGAACTGtcacatcttttgcccattttataattgggttcttttattgatttttaagaattctttatgtattctggatcccagatctttttttttttatcagcatagaaatttattttaattcaaaataatatggttATATTTAGAATAACATAATAATTATCTAAAGCAAATATCATCATTGGCTCTGAAACAGTTCTAAAGATGTCATTCTTTTGAAGTCAAAAAATATGTAGTAAGAATGTataaggaagcaaaaatataaaaaacaagttTGCTGAGTATTGGGAGTTGTAACAAGGACACACTAAGATAATGTAACAGAGTCCAAATTCTAATACATGCAGCAAAGAGTTCTCTGGCTTTATCAACTTCCTGGAAAATCAGTAACCTCAGTACTGCAAGAATACCACCACTTGGTTAACCGGACTGACTTCCTGAGGGACACAGGTAGTAATTCATTATACTTCCCCTTTTTCTACCTCTTTCCCCGAcaccaatttcttttctttcagatagGTTTCATCCTGCTAAAAAAATACTTGgctttatctgtaaagtggagtaAATAATATCCTGATTGAAGTATGCTACAATTTAGTTGAAGGTGCTCAGGGATCAAACTTCTGAAAAAGGTTAATCAGCTAGTTAGCAGAGACCATCAGTggcttacaggaaaaaaaaaattcagataacaCATGTTTGCTAAATAGATGAAAAGAATAAGCAGttaaaaatgggtgaaaaatCCTAGGGTTTACTGGGACCTAGACAATCAAAAGCAGACAGGTGACCTTTGATTAAACCCATTTACTTGTGGAGTGAGCTATACAGAGGCTCCAGAAAGTTTAGTTTCCAACAGTGTGCACGGCCAAAGGGCAAACTCAGAAGGTCTCTTCCTCTCGTAGAAACTGGAAGACTGACGAGAAGTCTTTCTTTGAGTAACCCTTTGCACACATCATCCTGTAGATCTGATGGGCTTGACTACCCAGAAGGATTGGGCTCTTCGTGCTGGTGGCAGAGTCTTGTGCTAACCCCAGATCCTTAGCCATGAGCGTAGCTCCAAATCCACCCTGATAGTTATTAGCTGATGGAACTCCATCCATCACCCCAGGTACGGGATTGTAAGTGTCACTGGACCAACACCGTCCTGAGCTCATATTTAGGATTTTCGCCAACAGTTTTGGGTCAAGCCCTAACCTGATTCCAAGATTCATAGCTTCAGCAGTTCCAATCATACTAATGGCTAACAGCATGTTGTTGCAGATCTTTGCAGCCTGCCCGGTCCCAACAGCTCCACAATACACCACATTGGAGCCCATGCACCCCAGCAACTCCTGGGCAGCAGCAAATTCATCTTCGGCTCCTCCCACCATAAATGTGAGGTTCCCAGACCGAGCAGCTCCCACACCACCAGAAACAGGGGCATCCATGAAAACTGCTCCCATTTTCTCGACTTCTTTGGCCAATTCTTTTGAAACTGCAGGATCAATAGTACTGGAGTCTATTAATAGTGAgcctttcttcactttttttagaattccatttgcTCCAGAATAAGCTTCTATTGCATTGATACTGGTGGGCAACATTGCAATAATTCTGTCAGCTTTTTCAGCTACATCTGCTGGGGAAGACACTACCTGTTCACCTGCATCTTGAAACTCTTTACATACATCAGGGAACACATCATAAATAATGAGTGGATAGCCATGTTTCATGAGGTTTTTTGCCATTGGATTCCCCATGTTGCCCAGTCCAATGAATCCAACTGGAGTCTTGGAAGCCATTGACCTAGAACATACCGCTGCAAGGCTGGCCGCGGCCGGGCGCTGCCTGCGGCTCCAATACCGGAGGCCGGAGGCCGCTGCACAGAGCCGTAAGGAGGCCGCCATGCTGCCCCCGCTCCGCCTCCCCGCGGTGACCTCTGTGGCTCCCGGCTCACCCACTGACTGCGAGTGTGCGCCGCGGAGCGGGCGGGATGCACCGCGGCGTGGGGCCGCGCGCGCACGCGCTCTGCAGCTCAGGGCGAGCTCCCACCGAGGAGGCGCGGCCCGGCGAGACCCGGGTCGTCAGTGCCCTCTGGATCCCAGATCTTTAACAGataagagaaggaaacattttcttccattttaggaGTCATCTTTTCACTTCCTCCTTTGTTGgagtcctttgatgcacaaaatgttaaattttgatgaagttcagttcatctatttttttgttttagctccatttgatttaatttttatggaaTAAGTTAAGGATCGAccttcactcttttgcatgtagatatccagttgtcccagcatgTTTTGTTGAAGACATGGTCCTTCCCCAATAAATGATCTTGGCACCTTTGCCAAAAATCAGTTAATCCTACCTGTGAAGATTTGTTGTTGGACTCTCTTCATTTTGGTGTACACATCTATTCTTATTGCCAATATcaatattttgattactgtagatttGTAGGAAGTTTTAAATTGGGAAATGAATCTtcttctccccccctcccccccacccaagaTCATTTTGGGTATTCTGGGTCCTTTGCAATTCCATCTGAATTTCAAGGTCAATTTGTCAGTTTCAACATAACAGTTGGGAATCTGATAGTGATTGCATTGTATCTGTAGATAATTACAGGTAGTTTTTACCACTTTAACAATACCAAATCTtatatccatgaacatgggatatctttccatttatttaggtcttctataattttttcaacagtgttttatagttttcagtgtacaagtcttgcactttcttggttaaatttatccttaggtattttattctttctaacaccattgtaaatgtaattaatatCTTAATTCCATGCTTGGATtatttgttcattgctagtatagaGAAATACAACTGATCTTTGTATATTGATGGCATGTCCTGCTACTTTGTGAAATTGTTTgctttaatagtttttaattgTGGATTCTTTACGGTATTCTGTATacaagatcatatcatctgtgaatagaaatggtttgactttttcctttccaatctggataccttttatttctttttctggctaAACTGTTGTGGCTACTACTTCCAGTGGTATTGAATGGAAGTGGTGAAAGAGAagaactttgttttatttctgatcttaggagGGAagctttcatcattaagtatgatgtaagctgcgggtttttcatagatggcctttatcagattaaggaagttcttTCTACTCcaaatttgttgagtgtttttatcatgaaagggtattAAATTTTGTCTAATATCTGTTTATTGAGatgtttacatgttttttttttattctattgatagGTGTGTTGACTTTAGGGttttgaaccaaccttgcattcttagaataaatcccacttggttgtggtacATAATTGTTTATAGATGTCACTAGATTGGGGTTGCTACTGTATTGTTGTagaagggttttttgtttgtttgttttttattgatgaCTGGGTGTCATTTGGTCCCCTGGGACCTCCTGGCTCTATGACAATACTCCACTCTGGAGCCAGGAGAAATAGGAACGCCCTGCACATCAGGAGATACTTAGGAGGcttttattgtgtttttgtttcagtttgaGGAGTTACAACTGCTTGGAGAATTCTGATTTGGTTCTCAGCTGCACAGGAAATCGGgatattttttccagattgcaGGTGAGTTAGAAGATATAAAACTCACTGTTTCATGGCATTTGTGTCATCTGCtattaagatatttattattgaatATCTTAAGGCAGCTCAATAGAATGAAAAGTCACATCATACATATGATATACCAGACCCAGAGTGACAGTGTGTTCACCTCACCCGTGACTGTCCCCAAGATACAAAAGCTGTGGTGCCAGACCATCTCCAGGCTTAGggacatttaaaatttgaaagcagaggaaattgagaagatacCAACTTTGGTAGTAAAATGGTTGCTATCCACAGCTTGCTGTGTTTTTGTAGCTCTTGGCTATTCTATGTGGATATTAGGCTCTGAGAAATAACGTAAATAGCCCTCTACTTGGCAAAGGAAGGCTAAGTTACTGTTCTTTCACAGGGTCACCTGGCACCTCCACAGGCTGGCGGGTTCTCTTCACCAAAGCAAGTGCATTTAAGAGGGTGTGGAAATGGGGCTGTCGTTTTGAGGTGAAAAGTGCAGTTTTCAGCCAGAGTGCCTCAGGTCTAGTCAGGGCCATAAAGGTCAGACCCTGAGAGCAGGCTCTGAGGTCATAGGGCAGACCACGGCTCCCTTAGGTTTCCGTGTCCACAGTGTGCCTTGGGAATCTACCTTTGGAAGCGTTACGTGAGGCCCCACGTTGACAGGATTGTGTGTGTGGATTTGACGCTTCCTGCTGGTGTTTCTGCTGATGTTCTGCAAGTGCTTGAATTGAGAGAATGTGGGGAGTGACAAGACCATGGAAGGTGTGGCCTGGGGCACTGGGGAAATTTTACCTACAAGTGAATAACACATCCCACTAGAGACTTCCCAGCCCCACAACCCCTCATCTTGACCTCTGGTCCTTCACATTCATCCTACCTGGCTATGGCAGGAAGAGCGAGTGGGGAGGGCAGACAGTGCAGCAGAGGTGATGTTGCAGTGCAGGCGTTTGGCTTGTTCTGCCTctgcatttactgagtgcctgctgtgtATATGCCTTATGTCTGAAATTCACCTGTGCGTGTTAGTAAAAGCAGATGATAAATGATAAACTATTAGCTTTGGGAAATCTGGTAAAGGTGTTCTTTGTCCTATTCTTACTCTCTTTTTGCAAATTTTCAGTGATTTCCAAGTTAAAAGGCTTGGCCCACTCATGCCCAGCTCTTGGGAAACCTTTCTCCCAAGCCAGTCAACCCCATTTCAGAGTCCTGATTGGGGCAGACAGTAAGCTCTGAGGACTTTCTGGCTTCACATCTGGGGATAAGCCCCTGGGACCAGCAATTAAAGTATGTGAAtgttttggtcttgttttttccAGGAGATGGCTGCTGACCTGGAGCAGGGCCCAGTAGCACCCCAGAGGTGCTCTCCTTCTCAGGGGCACTTCCTTTTCAGAGTTTTCCGCAGACGGCTCCAGGCCCTGGCCAGCGGGTGGGATGTGGCTGCCCGCCTTCAGAGACAGCAGGAGCTGCTTGTGTACAGATGGTACCATGGCGCTGTGTGGAGTGTCTCTTTTGTCAcgagttttcttttccattggtcATTTGTTTCTGGCCCCTACCCCCAGGCTGTGACTGCATCTTCTCCTTGGGGCTCCCATGGAGAGAGCAGGGTCTGAAGCTTTGGATTAATGCCTGCCTCTTCAGACCCTGGAGATTAATTGTTGAAAGATGTAGCCTAAAGAATTCATGTCGAAATAAGGAAAACCGTGTGTGGTTACAGTTACTCCTTATTTATGAGTGTGAGATCATGTAATCCCCTAGTTCTTGGGCATAGCTATGTTAGTCTATGGTGCACCCTTTTGCCTCCCTAGGTGCAACTCCCTAGGTGCATAGCTATGTTAGTCTGTGGTGCACCCTCCCTAGGTGCAACTTAAGAATGGCTCTTAGAGTTGATGCTGTGAATGCTGACAGGGGGCCCTGCAGGCATGAGTGCTCAGCACGCAGCCCCAGGCGGGGACTCTGGTTCCCAGAGTAAGCAGGGAGGGTTGTTACAGATCTGAGTCTGAGCTCTCTGGGAGTGAAGTTAGGCTGTGCCATCCACCACTGATGCGCTCCTCTTTGCAAGGATCCTCCTCGGTCTGCCCCCATCTATTCTCGTTGGCAGCCCCCAGAACAAACAGCCGGCCACCCCTGACTGCACTGAATTCTTCCACTTGGTCAACTCTGAGCTGGTAGGTGTGGGGCAGCAACCTCAGGACGCAGGGATGGGGTTGGTCTACCACTGAGGGCTGGCTCTTGAAAATTCACGGGTGCATCTGTGGTCACTTGGAGCCCACTGCTTCAGTGTGTGTACAGACCAGCAGATTGCTGAGGGAAAGAACGGGCGTCCTGCTCCAGGAGCGAAGAGAGTGACCACCAGTGAGGTACAGAGATCAGCTGTAACTCCCTTCCTCCAAAGcttcagcccccccccccctttttaagattttatttattcataagagggacagagagaggcagaaacacaggcagagggagaagcaggctccatgcagagagcccgatgtgggactcgatccccagactgggatcacaccctgagccaaaggcagacgctcaaccgctgagacacctaggtgtcccaaaGCTTCAGTCCTTTCCTGGAGCTTTCCCCAGTGTTCAGCCATCAAGATCCAAAAAGTATTTTAGACCAAGAATCTCCATTTCTTTGCAGTTTTGACATTTCAGGAACACAAAAGCCAGTGATGCTGAGAGGACAGCCATTCCCACCAGTCGGCCCTGCTTTCTTCCATTGTACACCCTGTTCAGTGTCAGGTGCTCCATGATCTTACCCAGAAAAATGAAAGCCTACATGCATCCAGTCAGGGTCACTGAGGTCACCAGGAATAAGCACAGCTTCTACATGCTTCACAACAGCTTCTACCCCTGAAGATGTTTTTCCAGTTctaaaaaatgcacaaatatgACTAGAGGTGGAAGTAAGGTTCCATTCAGTCACACAGAGCTTTACAAGGTGACTCAGAAAGCAGAGAGGAGCTTTCAGTTCTCAGCAGAGGCCGTCTTCCTCAGAGTTCTCAGAAGGGGCTGTGCAGGCTggcagaatggagaacccagaggTGGCGAGGCAAGTTGCCATCCCAGCAACAGTGCCATCAGGGAGTGCCGCCCATGCCTCCCAGCCTGTGGCAGGCTGGTGGGGGGTCTGTCTGGCTGCACAAAGGAACCACATCCGTGGTCAGCAGTGGTGCCATGAACATTGCGAAAGCCTCTCGGCACAtgctgccctcacccccacccccagtcccgTTGGCTCTTTTCTCACTGGTCTGTGCTGTTTTGCAGAGAAACTTCTGCTGCCATGGAAGTGCCCTGACCCACGACATCACTGTCCACTTCTTCAGGGTAATTTGTTGCCCTCTGCACCTCCCAGATGACCTGCTCAGTCCCCTTGGGCTTGACCCTCATACCCAGTGGTGCTTTGAAGCCGTGGTGCCTTTCAGGGACAGATATGCTGCTGAGCTTCTGGCATGTTCTCTCCTGCAGGGGCTCCTCAACACCTGTTCACAAAGCAGAGACCCCTCCCTGACAGCCAACCTGATCCTGACTACATGCCAGACTGAGTGCCCCAT
This window of the Canis lupus dingo isolate Sandy chromosome 5, ASM325472v2, whole genome shotgun sequence genome carries:
- the LOC112646848 gene encoding 3-hydroxyisobutyrate dehydrogenase, mitochondrial-like; the protein is MAASLRLCAAASGLRYWSRRQRPAAASLAAVCSRSMASKTPVGFIGLGNMGNPMAKNLMKHGYPLIIYDVFPDVCKEFQDAGEQVVSSPADVAEKADRIIAMLPTSINAIEAYSGANGILKKVKKGSLLIDSSTIDPAVSKELAKEVEKMGAVFMDAPVSGGVGAARSGNLTFMVGGAEDEFAAAQELLGCMGSNVVYCGAVGTGQAAKICNNMLLAISMIGTAEAMNLGIRLGLDPKLLAKILNMSSGRCWSSDTYNPVPGVMDGVPSANNYQGGFGATLMAKDLGLAQDSATSTKSPILLGSQAHQIYRMMCAKGYSKKDFSSVFQFLREEETF